A region of Thermobifida halotolerans DNA encodes the following proteins:
- the cobF gene encoding precorrin-6A synthase (deacetylating): protein MTRRALLIGIGPGGPDQLTVEAVRALNEVDVFLVADKEAEAGRAGTGDLVALREEICRRHITGDGYRIVAVPDPPRDRAPKTDRAYGDEVRDWHAARARAYARVLLEQTGPDDTVGFLVWGDPSLYDSTIRVVERVRETGEVDLDYRVVPGVSSVQALAARYRLVLNRIGSPVTVTTGRRLATDVASGADNLVVMLDGNLACADLPGDAWDIWWGANLGTDGEELVAGPLGEVVDTVRAARARVRASRGWVMDIYLLRRRSPT from the coding sequence ATGACCCGGCGGGCGCTGCTCATCGGCATCGGTCCGGGCGGGCCCGACCAGCTCACCGTCGAGGCGGTCCGGGCGCTCAACGAGGTCGACGTCTTCCTGGTCGCCGACAAGGAGGCGGAGGCGGGCCGGGCGGGCACCGGCGACCTCGTGGCGCTGCGCGAGGAGATCTGCCGCCGCCACATCACCGGGGACGGCTACCGGATCGTCGCGGTACCGGACCCGCCCCGGGACCGCGCCCCCAAGACGGACCGCGCGTACGGCGACGAGGTCCGGGACTGGCACGCCGCCCGGGCCCGCGCCTACGCGCGCGTCCTCCTCGAACAGACCGGTCCCGACGACACGGTCGGTTTCCTGGTGTGGGGCGACCCGAGCCTCTACGACAGCACGATCCGGGTGGTGGAGCGGGTCCGTGAGACCGGTGAGGTGGACCTCGACTACCGGGTGGTTCCCGGGGTCAGCAGTGTCCAGGCGCTCGCCGCCCGGTACCGGCTGGTGCTCAACCGGATCGGCAGCCCGGTCACCGTCACCACCGGTCGGCGGCTGGCCACCGACGTCGCCTCCGGCGCCGACAACCTGGTGGTGATGCTCGACGGCAACCTGGCCTGCGCCGACCTGCCCGGCGACGCCTGGGACATCTGGTGGGGCGCCAACCTCGGCACCGACGGTGAGGAGTTGGTCGCCGGGCCGCTCGGCGAGGTCGTCGACACCGTCCGCGCCGCCCGCGCCCGCGTCAGGGCGTCCCGGGGCTGGGTGATGGACATCTACCTGCTGCGCCGCCGCTCTCCGACCTGA